A stretch of Edaphobacter lichenicola DNA encodes these proteins:
- a CDS encoding ATP-binding protein has protein sequence MATVDNYESLLPTLPAPAVDQDAASPAQPSPVADIVAALRTITPLDGLTEEEYTWLATKGTERMGPDRSIVFREGEPACNMNFLLKGEVQVRRRFTNAPLFIGRAGSMTGKLPFSRMKNYGGEGYSVGPVWAIDIHESLFPEMLVAIPSMGQRCVSALLDRVREVTRMEQQSEKLNALGKLAANLSHELNNPASAAQRSAASLFGELKEYGEQKYKLGNLCLPDETTQKYKAWIANARARMSAYTNLPKGSQNPLANTDREEMLVQWLNAHNVPNPWTIAPALSETTLAFDLLDELAEIVGPEVLPVAVATVASSLRVERMAETVVDSTVRIFDLISAIKDYSYMDQAPIQDVDLAQSLENTLVMFNSRLRNVKVELEFDPNLETVSAYGSELNQVWTALIENALDAMNDMGTLRLLTKGGGQMALVEVWDSGPGIDPAIRSRIFEPFFTTKAPGRGLGLGLDTVQRIVNKHSGFVTVESKPGATCFQVRMPLDRLQAY, from the coding sequence ATGGCTACTGTGGACAACTATGAAAGCCTCCTCCCAACACTTCCGGCTCCTGCGGTAGATCAGGATGCAGCTTCGCCGGCTCAGCCGTCGCCGGTTGCGGATATTGTTGCGGCACTTCGCACGATCACTCCGCTCGACGGTCTGACCGAGGAGGAGTACACCTGGCTCGCGACTAAAGGCACCGAGCGTATGGGCCCGGACCGGTCGATCGTGTTTCGCGAGGGTGAACCGGCCTGCAATATGAACTTCCTGCTGAAGGGCGAGGTTCAGGTGCGGCGGCGCTTCACGAACGCACCGCTGTTTATTGGCCGGGCGGGCTCGATGACGGGCAAGCTTCCCTTCTCGCGCATGAAGAACTATGGCGGCGAGGGATACTCGGTGGGTCCGGTGTGGGCCATCGATATTCACGAATCGCTGTTTCCGGAGATGCTGGTTGCGATTCCGTCGATGGGGCAGCGCTGTGTCTCGGCTCTGCTGGATCGCGTACGGGAGGTTACCCGTATGGAGCAGCAGTCGGAGAAGCTGAATGCGCTGGGCAAGCTGGCTGCGAACCTGTCGCACGAGCTGAACAACCCCGCCTCGGCCGCTCAACGCTCTGCCGCCAGCCTGTTCGGGGAGCTGAAGGAGTATGGCGAGCAGAAGTACAAACTTGGCAACCTGTGCCTGCCGGACGAGACGACGCAGAAGTATAAAGCCTGGATCGCGAATGCACGGGCGCGTATGTCTGCCTACACCAACCTGCCCAAGGGCTCGCAGAATCCGCTGGCGAACACGGACCGCGAGGAGATGCTGGTGCAGTGGCTGAACGCCCACAACGTGCCGAATCCGTGGACGATCGCGCCGGCGCTCTCGGAGACGACGCTGGCGTTTGACCTGCTCGATGAGCTGGCGGAGATTGTGGGGCCGGAGGTGCTTCCGGTCGCGGTGGCGACGGTGGCCAGTTCGCTGCGTGTTGAGCGGATGGCGGAGACGGTGGTCGACTCCACGGTACGGATCTTCGACCTGATCAGCGCGATCAAGGACTACTCGTACATGGACCAGGCGCCGATCCAGGATGTCGACCTGGCACAGTCGCTTGAAAATACGCTGGTTATGTTCAACTCGAGGCTGCGAAACGTCAAGGTGGAGCTGGAGTTCGATCCGAATCTGGAGACGGTGAGCGCTTATGGCAGCGAGCTGAACCAGGTTTGGACGGCGCTGATCGAAAATGCGCTGGACGCGATGAACGACATGGGGACGCTGCGGTTGCTGACAAAGGGCGGCGGCCAGATGGCGCTGGTGGAGGTTTGGGACTCAGGCCCGGGGATCGACCCGGCGATTCGGTCGCGGATCTTTGAGCCGTTCTTCACCACCAAAGCACCGGGCCGTGGGCTTGGACTGGGACTCGACACGGTTCAGCGGATCGTCAACAAGCACTCCGGGTTTGTTACGGTGGAGTCGAAGCCGGGAGCTACCTGTTTCCAGGTCCGGATGCCGCTTGATCGCCTGCAGGCTTACTAA
- the ilvN gene encoding acetolactate synthase small subunit has translation MLHTFVALVQDKPGVLTRVASLFRRLNINIVSLTVGESERADVSRMTIVCEAPDHAAHRIRASLYKLEITVDVDEVGRADAVIRELCLVKIAAGPKTRSQIFELANVFRARVVDLAPESVMLEMTGAASKIEGLIQVLTESGYTILEVSRTGRMAMRRGHHTSRVLKALGTPDPDHHDEKLFHEKPHADEILPNEFAEGEG, from the coding sequence ATGCTCCACACTTTTGTAGCTCTGGTCCAAGACAAACCCGGCGTGCTGACGCGTGTCGCCTCGCTGTTTCGCCGTCTCAACATCAACATCGTCTCGCTGACGGTGGGGGAGAGCGAGCGGGCCGATGTCTCGCGTATGACGATCGTCTGCGAGGCGCCGGACCATGCCGCGCATCGCATTCGCGCTTCGCTCTACAAGCTTGAGATCACGGTGGACGTGGATGAGGTGGGGCGTGCCGACGCCGTCATCCGCGAGCTTTGCCTGGTCAAGATCGCAGCCGGGCCGAAGACTCGCTCGCAGATCTTCGAGCTTGCCAACGTCTTCCGGGCGCGTGTGGTCGATCTTGCGCCCGAGTCGGTGATGCTCGAGATGACGGGCGCGGCCAGCAAGATTGAAGGGCTGATCCAGGTGCTCACCGAGAGCGGCTACACGATCCTTGAGGTCTCGCGCACGGGGCGCATGGCGATGCGGCGAGGGCATCACACCAGCCGCGTGCTGAAGGCGCTCGGCACGCCTGATCCTGACCACCACGATGAGAAGTTGTTCCATGAAAAGCCACACGCGGACGAGATTCTGCCGAATGAGTTTGCAGAGGGCGAGGGGTGA
- the ilvC gene encoding ketol-acid reductoisomerase — MAKAYHDADADLSLIQAKKVAIIGYGSQGHAHALNLKDSGVDVRVGLRKDSPNADRARKAGLQVDTVAEVSKWADVIMNLTPDQTAAKVYHAEIEPNMKPNVTLMFAHGFNIRFRTITPPATADVSLVAPKGPGHRVREVFTEGGGIPGLVAVEQDASGHALALALSYAKGIGCTRAGVLETTFTEETETDLFGEQAVLCGGTSALVKAGFETLVEAGYQPELAYFEVLHELKLIVDLMYRGGLEYMRHSISDTAEWGDYVAGPRIVTPEVKKAMKGLLNDIQDGSFAKRFIAENETGRHEFTRIRKQEAALQIEKVGAELRKSMPFLDPVVVKDGQVHKA; from the coding sequence ATGGCAAAGGCATACCACGACGCAGACGCAGACCTCTCTCTTATCCAGGCAAAGAAAGTTGCCATCATCGGCTATGGCTCGCAGGGCCATGCGCACGCGCTGAACCTGAAGGACTCGGGCGTTGACGTTCGCGTGGGGCTGCGCAAGGACTCGCCCAATGCGGATCGCGCGCGCAAGGCCGGGCTTCAGGTCGATACCGTCGCCGAGGTTTCGAAGTGGGCTGACGTCATCATGAACCTGACGCCGGACCAGACGGCGGCGAAGGTCTACCACGCAGAGATTGAGCCGAACATGAAGCCGAACGTGACGCTGATGTTTGCGCATGGCTTCAACATCCGCTTCCGCACCATCACGCCTCCTGCGACGGCGGACGTCTCGCTGGTTGCGCCGAAGGGCCCTGGCCATCGCGTTCGCGAGGTGTTCACCGAGGGCGGCGGCATTCCGGGCCTCGTCGCGGTGGAGCAGGATGCGAGCGGACATGCGCTGGCGCTGGCGCTGAGCTACGCCAAGGGCATCGGCTGCACCCGCGCGGGTGTGCTTGAGACCACGTTTACCGAGGAGACCGAGACCGACCTCTTCGGCGAGCAGGCGGTGCTGTGCGGCGGCACCAGTGCGTTGGTGAAGGCGGGGTTCGAGACCCTCGTCGAGGCCGGCTACCAGCCTGAGCTTGCGTACTTCGAGGTGCTGCATGAGCTGAAGCTGATCGTCGACCTGATGTACCGGGGCGGGCTGGAGTATATGCGCCACTCCATCTCGGACACCGCGGAGTGGGGCGACTATGTGGCCGGACCACGCATCGTGACGCCGGAGGTAAAGAAGGCGATGAAGGGTCTGCTGAACGATATTCAGGACGGCAGCTTTGCGAAGCGGTTTATCGCGGAGAACGAGACGGGCCGCCATGAGTTTACCCGTATCCGCAAGCAGGAGGCCGCTCTCCAGATTGAAAAGGTTGGGGCTGAGCTGAGGAAGTCCATGCCGTTTCTCGACCCGGTCGTGGTAAAAGATGGGCAGGTTCACAAAGCGTGA
- a CDS encoding thiamine pyrophosphate-dependent enzyme yields the protein MKNQHPQLTGAEIIWATLVGEGVDKVFGYPGGAILPAYDALRKFPIHHILVRHEQGASHMADGYARASGKVGVCIATSGPGATNLVTGIATAMLDSIPIVCITGQVGSKVLGSDAFQEVDITGITLPITKHNYLVTRSEEIAPTLREAFQVATSGRPGPVLVDITKDAQQNTATFNFESAAPASYRPHPMLRAESSSIQQAIELIQHAKRPVILAGHGITHSGAEAQVLAFAERQQIPVASTLLGLGAFPTYHPLSLGMMGMHGESWVNNAIQQADLLLAFGMRFDDRVTGNLAHYAPNAKKIHIEIDPSEINKNVRADVALIGDLKEVLELLLPLLDSTGYTLDRDKGTIRFGDGVTGKLPASGSPGGSRQGGGAAGNVPCATTDWLCEINAMKGDAAVRDIINLPDNGHLYAAHVINDIWREAHAAGRADRTIIVTDVGQHQMWEAQYYKHDAPRSLITSGGLGTMGFALPAAIGAKVACPEKDVWVIAGDGGFQMTAAELSTIVQEGLAINIAVINNGFLGMVRQWQEAFYEKNYAASPILSPDFVKLAGAHGIDGAHVSERKHVTPTVTKARTSGKAFLINFQVEKEDGVYPMIAPGAALHEMVRRPANDPLLETAEDE from the coding sequence ATGAAAAATCAACACCCCCAACTCACCGGAGCCGAAATCATCTGGGCCACGCTCGTTGGCGAAGGCGTGGACAAGGTCTTCGGCTACCCCGGCGGAGCCATCCTCCCTGCCTATGACGCGCTGCGCAAGTTCCCGATTCACCACATCCTCGTGCGACACGAGCAGGGCGCATCGCACATGGCTGACGGCTACGCTCGTGCTTCGGGGAAGGTCGGTGTGTGTATTGCCACCAGCGGCCCCGGCGCGACGAATCTCGTCACCGGCATCGCAACCGCCATGCTCGACTCCATCCCCATCGTCTGCATCACCGGACAGGTAGGCAGCAAAGTCCTTGGCTCCGACGCCTTTCAGGAAGTCGACATCACCGGCATCACTCTGCCGATCACGAAGCACAACTACCTCGTCACGCGCTCTGAAGAAATCGCGCCGACCTTGCGTGAAGCCTTTCAGGTTGCGACCAGCGGCCGCCCTGGTCCTGTGCTCGTCGACATCACCAAGGATGCACAGCAGAACACCGCCACCTTCAACTTTGAGTCTGCTGCACCCGCGTCCTACCGCCCTCACCCGATGCTGCGCGCCGAGTCCTCCTCCATCCAACAGGCGATCGAGCTGATTCAGCATGCCAAGCGGCCTGTCATCCTCGCCGGCCACGGCATCACGCACTCGGGCGCGGAAGCGCAGGTTCTCGCCTTCGCTGAACGCCAGCAGATCCCCGTTGCCAGCACGCTGCTTGGGCTTGGAGCCTTCCCCACGTATCATCCGCTCTCGCTCGGGATGATGGGAATGCACGGCGAATCGTGGGTCAATAACGCGATCCAGCAAGCCGATCTGTTGCTCGCCTTCGGTATGCGCTTCGATGACCGCGTCACCGGCAACCTCGCACACTACGCGCCAAACGCGAAGAAGATTCACATCGAGATTGACCCCTCCGAGATCAACAAGAACGTCCGCGCGGACGTAGCCCTCATCGGCGATCTCAAAGAGGTTCTCGAACTCCTGCTCCCGCTTCTCGACTCCACTGGCTACACACTCGATCGCGACAAGGGCACGATCCGATTCGGCGATGGAGTTACTGGCAAGCTTCCCGCGTCCGGCAGTCCGGGCGGCTCCCGTCAAGGCGGCGGAGCGGCAGGAAACGTGCCATGTGCAACCACCGACTGGCTCTGCGAGATCAACGCCATGAAGGGCGACGCTGCCGTTCGCGACATCATCAATCTGCCCGACAATGGCCATCTTTATGCAGCCCATGTCATCAACGACATCTGGCGTGAAGCACACGCCGCGGGCCGCGCCGATCGAACCATCATCGTTACAGATGTCGGGCAGCACCAGATGTGGGAGGCGCAGTATTACAAGCACGATGCGCCTCGCTCGCTGATCACCAGCGGAGGCCTTGGCACCATGGGGTTTGCGCTTCCGGCGGCGATTGGGGCGAAGGTCGCTTGTCCTGAGAAAGATGTCTGGGTGATCGCGGGCGACGGCGGTTTTCAGATGACTGCTGCTGAGCTTTCGACCATTGTTCAAGAGGGTTTGGCGATCAATATTGCGGTGATCAACAACGGGTTTCTGGGCATGGTTCGGCAGTGGCAGGAGGCGTTTTATGAGAAGAACTATGCGGCTTCCCCGATCCTGTCGCCTGACTTTGTGAAGCTGGCTGGCGCGCATGGTATTGATGGGGCGCATGTTAGCGAACGAAAGCATGTGACTCCGACCGTTACGAAAGCGCGCACCAGCGGCAAAGCGTTTCTGATCAACTTCCAGGTTGAGAAAGAGGATGGGGTTTATCCGATGATCGCTCCCGGGGCGGCGCTTCACGAGATGGTGCGGCGGCCGGCGAATGATCCGCTTCTGGAAACGGCGGAGGATGAATAA